From a region of the Nonlabens dokdonensis DSW-6 genome:
- a CDS encoding NADP-dependent oxidoreductase → MNKSIVLKSRPEGTPTLENFEFKEIEKPEPQDGEVLLKTKFVSVDPYLRGRMRDEKSYIEPFELDQPLASAVVAEVVESKHEKFQKGDFLTGMLEWKMFQTSNAKNLRKVNGDQVSLSAYLGVLGMTGLTAYFGMTDIGVPEKGETLLVSGAAGAVGSIAGQIGKIKGLKVVGIAGSDEKIKLIQEKFNFDEGINYGKTDDMTAAIKELAPDGIDVYFDNVGSYTLDAAMNNINRHGRVINCGAISLYNETEQPKGPRLETTLVKKSVKMQGFIVRNYEDQFNEGIQQLSKWLASGELKHEETIVEGFDQIPNAFIDLFDGKNIGKMVVKVD, encoded by the coding sequence ATGAATAAATCAATCGTATTAAAAAGCCGTCCAGAAGGAACTCCTACTTTAGAAAATTTTGAATTTAAAGAAATTGAAAAGCCAGAACCTCAAGATGGTGAAGTGTTATTAAAGACTAAGTTTGTCTCTGTAGATCCTTATTTAAGAGGACGTATGAGAGATGAGAAATCCTATATAGAACCATTTGAGTTAGATCAACCTCTAGCCTCTGCAGTGGTAGCAGAAGTTGTGGAAAGTAAACATGAAAAATTTCAAAAAGGAGATTTTCTTACAGGAATGTTAGAATGGAAAATGTTTCAAACTTCAAATGCAAAAAATCTTAGAAAGGTAAACGGAGACCAAGTGAGTTTGAGTGCTTATTTAGGTGTCTTAGGAATGACTGGACTTACCGCTTATTTTGGTATGACTGATATAGGTGTGCCAGAAAAAGGAGAAACTCTTTTAGTATCAGGAGCTGCTGGTGCAGTAGGGTCTATTGCTGGACAAATTGGTAAAATCAAAGGTTTAAAAGTAGTAGGAATTGCAGGTAGCGATGAAAAAATAAAATTGATCCAAGAGAAATTTAATTTTGATGAAGGAATCAATTATGGTAAAACCGATGATATGACCGCAGCTATTAAAGAGCTTGCTCCAGACGGGATTGATGTGTATTTTGATAACGTAGGAAGCTACACACTAGATGCAGCTATGAATAACATCAACCGTCATGGTAGAGTTATTAATTGTGGCGCGATTTCATTATATAATGAGACAGAACAACCTAAAGGACCACGATTAGAAACTACGCTCGTTAAAAAAAGTGTGAAAATGCAAGGCTTTATAGTTAGAAATTATGAGGATCAATTCAACGAAGGGATTCAGCAATTATCAAAGTGGTTAGCTTCTGGAGAATTAAAACATGAAGAAACAATTGTAGAGGGTTTTGATCAAATTCCAAATGCTTTTATCGACCTATTTGATGGGAAAAACATTGGTAAAATGGTAGTTAAGGTAGATTAA
- the rsmA gene encoding 16S rRNA (adenine(1518)-N(6)/adenine(1519)-N(6))-dimethyltransferase RsmA, which produces MAKYKPKYKSQDKGVTAKKHLGQHFLKDDTVAIRIADCLSYKGYDQVLEIGPGTGVLTKHVIRKDIKVTALELDSESVIYLKHSFPIEHAKIVNENTFQVIEADFLKKDLKEIYGDGSFAIIGNFPYNISTQIVFKTIENRDQIPEFGGMFQKEVAKRICAPHGSKTYGILSVLAQAYYHADYLFTVGPDVFNPPPKVDSGVLLLTRKADYDALPCSYSKLRQVVKLAFQQRRKTLRNSLKTMNLPDQMREKEIFNLRPEQISVEMFVGLVQEIEQID; this is translated from the coding sequence TTGGCTAAATACAAACCAAAATATAAATCACAAGACAAAGGTGTTACTGCAAAGAAACATCTAGGGCAACATTTCTTAAAAGATGATACTGTCGCCATACGTATTGCAGACTGTTTAAGTTATAAAGGCTATGATCAAGTACTTGAGATAGGTCCCGGAACTGGAGTTCTTACTAAACATGTCATTAGGAAAGATATTAAGGTAACGGCTTTAGAATTAGACAGCGAGTCTGTGATTTACTTAAAGCACAGTTTCCCAATAGAACATGCTAAAATTGTAAACGAGAACACTTTTCAAGTCATAGAAGCAGATTTCTTAAAAAAAGATTTGAAAGAGATTTATGGTGATGGCTCTTTTGCGATAATAGGTAACTTTCCTTATAACATAAGCACACAAATCGTTTTTAAGACCATTGAAAATAGAGATCAAATACCAGAATTTGGTGGTATGTTTCAAAAGGAAGTAGCAAAACGTATTTGTGCGCCACACGGTTCAAAAACTTATGGAATATTATCTGTTCTAGCACAAGCTTATTACCATGCCGACTATTTATTTACAGTCGGACCTGATGTATTTAATCCGCCGCCTAAGGTGGATAGTGGTGTCTTGCTTTTAACTCGCAAAGCAGATTATGATGCGTTACCATGTTCGTATTCAAAATTGCGCCAAGTGGTAAAACTAGCTTTTCAACAAAGACGTAAAACACTTAGAAACTCGTTGAAAACGATGAATCTACCGGACCAGATGAGGGAAAAAGAGATTTTTAATTTACGTCCCGAGCAAATAAGCGTTGAGATGTTTGTGGGATTAGTACAAGAGATAGAACAAATAGACTAA
- a CDS encoding DUF58 domain-containing protein yields the protein MDVQKELNKTSGFKNLQLLASQVVEGYISGMHKSPFHGFSAEFAEHKNYNAGESTRHIDWKLYAKTDKLYTKRYDEETNLRCHLIIDNSPSMHYPITKKQEIGSLNKIGFTALAAASVMNLLKKQRDAVGLSVYSNNYDYYAPEKGSERHHNMLLDQLNKISSEQPVGQTTDTYKYLHEIAENIKRRSLIILFTDMFQSDRHEDELFEALRHLKYNKHDVVLFHTYDSATEVNFNFSNKPTRYTDVETGEFINLYADNVRKDYQQAVKEYFEKLRVRCGQNRIKYMPVDIQQSFDVVMTTFLLERQLFK from the coding sequence ATGGATGTACAAAAAGAACTCAATAAAACTTCTGGATTTAAAAACTTACAGCTTCTTGCAAGTCAAGTTGTAGAAGGATATATAAGCGGGATGCATAAATCTCCTTTTCATGGTTTTAGTGCAGAGTTTGCTGAGCATAAAAATTATAATGCTGGAGAAAGTACACGACACATTGATTGGAAATTGTACGCCAAAACAGATAAGTTGTACACAAAGCGTTATGATGAAGAGACCAACCTGCGATGTCATTTAATCATAGATAACAGTCCGTCTATGCATTACCCTATAACTAAAAAGCAAGAAATAGGTTCGCTTAATAAGATAGGTTTTACAGCTCTAGCAGCAGCAAGTGTTATGAACTTGTTAAAGAAGCAACGAGATGCGGTAGGTTTAAGTGTTTACTCTAACAATTACGACTATTATGCTCCTGAAAAGGGTAGTGAACGCCATCATAACATGCTTCTAGACCAATTGAATAAAATATCTAGTGAACAGCCAGTTGGTCAGACTACAGATACGTACAAATACTTGCATGAAATTGCCGAAAATATTAAAAGGCGTTCCCTTATAATATTATTTACAGACATGTTTCAAAGCGATAGACATGAAGACGAACTTTTTGAAGCCTTAAGACATCTAAAATACAACAAGCATGATGTAGTGCTATTTCATACGTACGACAGTGCCACTGAAGTCAATTTTAATTTCTCTAATAAACCTACTCGATATACAGATGTAGAGACTGGTGAATTCATCAATCTTTACGCAGATAATGTACGTAAAGATTACCAGCAAGCGGTGAAGGAATACTTTGAAAAACTACGAGTACGTTGCGGTCAAAACAGAATCAAATACATGCCAGTTGATATTCAACAGAGTTTTGATGTCGTGATGACCACATTTCTACTGGAACGTCAACTTTTCAAATAA
- a CDS encoding SusE domain-containing protein produces the protein MKKFSILMLSFLAIASVISCDDDTEELFTTQVKEGFALTSVPNASYLLSFETKDNLAERLTWSPLELTTPVAVTYEVQASANPADFENAAVVTSTSELSTALTVEDLNNLAGSLGLTPFQAGSIAMRVKASLADPAVESEFTEVIVLNVTPYTTESPRLWVPGNYAAASGYGADWAPGDAATPYLEAVEFGSTEYEGFVNMDVASPMFKITLEQDWDEAFGDSGTPGELSLSGGDLSVPGAGFYYITVNTDPDGDGDFSDATWTATPTSWAMIGTATPNDWNDPDTDMTYNATTQKWEVTLMLSQDQFKFRANDDWGTPTNNFGQSSDNPDLLGFNGGDLTFDQAPGMYKVELDLSTPRAYSFTATSI, from the coding sequence ATGAAAAAGTTTTCAATATTAATGTTATCCTTCTTAGCCATTGCAAGTGTTATTTCTTGTGATGACGATACAGAAGAATTGTTCACTACTCAAGTAAAAGAAGGTTTTGCCCTTACTTCAGTACCTAATGCTAGCTACCTTTTATCTTTCGAAACAAAAGATAATCTAGCAGAAAGGTTAACCTGGAGTCCACTAGAGCTTACAACCCCAGTTGCCGTAACTTATGAAGTACAAGCGTCTGCAAATCCAGCTGACTTTGAAAATGCTGCTGTTGTCACCTCTACAAGTGAGCTCTCTACAGCCTTAACTGTAGAAGATTTAAACAATCTTGCTGGCTCATTAGGTCTAACTCCTTTTCAAGCAGGTTCTATAGCTATGCGAGTAAAGGCAAGTCTGGCAGACCCAGCTGTTGAAAGTGAGTTTACAGAAGTAATTGTACTTAACGTTACTCCTTACACAACTGAAAGCCCAAGATTATGGGTTCCTGGAAACTATGCTGCCGCAAGCGGTTATGGTGCTGACTGGGCTCCTGGAGATGCTGCTACTCCTTATCTAGAAGCAGTAGAATTTGGTAGTACTGAATATGAGGGGTTTGTAAATATGGATGTTGCATCTCCTATGTTTAAAATTACTTTAGAACAAGATTGGGATGAAGCATTCGGAGATTCTGGTACACCAGGAGAGTTAAGTTTATCAGGTGGAGACCTTTCCGTACCTGGAGCTGGTTTCTATTACATCACTGTAAATACGGATCCTGATGGAGATGGTGACTTTAGTGATGCAACTTGGACTGCTACACCTACAAGCTGGGCAATGATCGGTACTGCTACACCTAATGACTGGAATGACCCAGATACAGACATGACTTATAACGCAACTACTCAAAAATGGGAAGTTACTTTAATGTTATCTCAAGACCAATTCAAATTCAGAGCAAATGATGATTGGGGAACACCTACAAACAACTTTGGACAGAGTTCAGATAATCCAGATTTATTAGGATTTAATGGTGGTGACCTTACTTTTGATCAAGCGCCAGGAATGTATAAAGTAGAACTAGATTTGAGTACGCCAAGAGCTTACTCTTTCACTGCTACTTCAATTTAG
- a CDS encoding tetratricopeptide repeat protein, whose amino-acid sequence MRCILTILICCFCFSSYAQDSKLAENYMDQGEYNKALSIYKKIYEQNRGNPRTIFNIIEVYQQLERYESADSLIDVAQRLSPRNKQFIIEKGYNATLKGNDSLATLYYKEAIQVIDSMPNLTYQIARRFEERNELDEAIEAFEKGMAINDKLNYNYQLARLYGEQGDLEKMFDANIKLIEQNAAYRPRAQALFSQYVTDDAENEGNQLLRKVLLLRLRGNPDPVYNQLLSWLFVQQKDFKKAFIQEKAIYKREETNMNNIQDLVETAIDENDLEAADEILDYMIEETQSINVRYLAQVLKIRLKANAAAAIEYEFINQEYEKLLATYGAEKETFRLQLDYASFLAFKNNNPAKASDLLTQLEKTNLSKFQKADVKMLLADILVLQEQFNRALIFYSQIQNDLPNDLRSQESQFKVARTSYYQGDFPWSLTQLKVLRSAASKLIANDAMELSLVIADHSLEDTTFVALKAFAKAELKHYQNKRAEAITLYDRLLLDHKGDPIEDEALLKQAKLYEIEGNYEKARDNYQTIIDNYSDGILADDAYYRLGLLYQEQLADPEKAKSLFEKIIFSHADSIHFVDARRRYRRLRGDENIKAF is encoded by the coding sequence ACCATCTTTAATATCATAGAAGTTTATCAGCAATTAGAACGTTATGAAAGTGCAGATTCTTTAATAGATGTAGCTCAAAGACTATCTCCTCGCAATAAACAGTTTATAATTGAAAAAGGCTATAATGCTACATTAAAAGGTAACGATAGCCTAGCGACTTTATATTACAAAGAAGCCATTCAGGTGATAGATTCTATGCCTAATTTAACCTATCAAATTGCGAGAAGATTTGAAGAACGTAACGAGCTGGATGAGGCGATTGAAGCATTTGAAAAAGGAATGGCCATCAATGATAAGCTCAATTACAACTATCAATTGGCTAGACTATATGGAGAACAAGGCGATCTAGAAAAAATGTTTGATGCAAACATTAAACTCATCGAGCAAAACGCAGCTTATCGCCCTCGTGCACAAGCCTTATTTTCTCAATACGTTACTGATGATGCAGAAAATGAAGGGAACCAACTCTTAAGAAAAGTCCTCTTATTGCGATTGCGTGGTAATCCAGATCCTGTTTATAACCAATTGCTATCATGGCTATTTGTGCAGCAAAAGGATTTTAAAAAAGCATTTATTCAGGAGAAAGCCATTTATAAACGTGAAGAAACTAATATGAATAATATTCAGGATCTTGTAGAAACGGCTATAGATGAAAACGATCTTGAAGCTGCAGACGAGATACTGGATTATATGATTGAAGAAACGCAATCTATTAACGTGAGATATCTAGCGCAGGTATTGAAAATAAGATTAAAGGCAAACGCTGCTGCAGCCATTGAATATGAGTTTATCAATCAAGAATATGAGAAACTTCTTGCCACCTATGGAGCAGAAAAGGAAACCTTTAGATTACAATTAGATTATGCTAGTTTTCTAGCCTTTAAAAATAACAATCCTGCAAAAGCGAGTGATTTACTCACGCAGTTAGAGAAAACTAACTTAAGTAAATTTCAAAAGGCAGACGTGAAAATGTTGCTGGCAGACATACTTGTTTTACAAGAGCAATTTAACCGTGCTCTGATTTTCTATAGTCAGATTCAGAATGATCTTCCTAATGATTTGCGTTCTCAAGAATCGCAATTTAAAGTAGCTCGCACGAGTTATTATCAAGGCGACTTTCCTTGGAGTCTCACGCAATTGAAGGTGCTGCGCAGCGCTGCTAGTAAATTAATTGCAAACGATGCCATGGAGCTTAGTCTGGTTATTGCAGATCACTCTTTAGAAGATACGACCTTTGTTGCTTTGAAAGCTTTCGCGAAAGCGGAATTAAAACATTATCAAAATAAAAGAGCAGAGGCTATTACACTTTATGATAGATTGTTGCTAGATCACAAAGGCGATCCAATCGAAGATGAAGCTTTATTAAAACAAGCTAAATTGTACGAAATAGAAGGCAATTATGAAAAGGCACGAGATAACTATCAAACGATAATCGATAATTATAGCGATGGCATTCTAGCCGATGATGCTTATTATAGATTGGGCTTACTTTACCAAGAACAGCTTGCAGATCCTGAAAAGGCAAAGAGTCTTTTTGAGAAAATAATCTTTTCACATGCAGATAGTATTCACTTTGTAGATGCCCGCAGGCGTTATCGTAGACTGCGAGGAGATGAAAATATTAAGGCATTTTAA
- a CDS encoding DUF4286 family protein produces MIIYNVTCNMHASVEPEWIPWIREHIAKVLGTGLFMDARFTRVLVEDEDGHSTFSIQYKANSKEALLKYYENHAPVLRKESVEKFGERVLSFRTELELIDEYNVRRN; encoded by the coding sequence ATGATTATATATAACGTAACTTGTAATATGCATGCATCTGTAGAACCAGAGTGGATTCCATGGATCAGAGAGCATATAGCAAAAGTATTAGGAACAGGTCTTTTTATGGACGCTAGATTTACTAGAGTTCTTGTCGAGGATGAAGATGGGCACAGCACATTTTCTATTCAGTACAAAGCAAACAGTAAAGAGGCGCTACTTAAATACTATGAAAATCACGCTCCAGTGCTAAGAAAAGAAAGTGTAGAAAAATTTGGTGAGCGAGTGCTGTCTTTTAGAACAGAATTAGAACTCATTGACGAGTATAATGTAAGACGTAATTAA
- the trxA gene encoding thioredoxin, producing the protein MALEITDANFEETVLKSDKPVLVDFWAAWCGPCRMVGPIIDEVSTEYADRAVVGKMDVDANQEFAAKYGVRNIPTVLVFQNGEVVGRQVGVAPKNAYTEALDALM; encoded by the coding sequence ATGGCACTAGAAATAACAGATGCAAATTTTGAAGAAACAGTATTAAAAAGTGATAAGCCAGTATTGGTAGACTTTTGGGCAGCATGGTGTGGACCTTGTCGTATGGTAGGGCCTATCATCGATGAAGTTTCTACGGAGTATGCTGACAGAGCAGTAGTAGGAAAGATGGATGTAGATGCAAATCAAGAGTTTGCTGCAAAATACGGAGTACGTAACATTCCAACAGTATTAGTTTTTCAAAATGGAGAAGTAGTAGGTCGTCAGGTAGGAGTAGCTCCTAAAAACGCTTACACTGAAGCTTTAGATGCTTTAATGTAG
- a CDS encoding alpha-amylase family glycosyl hydrolase yields MKKITLCIVVLLCFAFAKAQVTLQPSTATQTDQVTILFDATGTALENETGTFYAYTGVTINGQRWQNIIVPTFNDNNGAPQFVNAGGNNYQLTLPTSIEQFYSVAPGDVVSEICLVIRNSSATVQTNPDIFLDVFPPGLNTAITSPQNGDIFTVNQTITVAGDSSQNTSLDLSANGTSIATATAMSINAQYTFPASGAYTFTIFADNGADTSTNSVNVFVPSATQNAPRPAGLKNGVNENADGSVTFLLAAPLKNDVMLIGDFSNWNLDPNYQMNKDGDYFWVTVPASEFTADQIFQYQYLVDFDIKVADPYSELILDPGSDQFIKPGNYPNLPVYPDGQTTGDVSLHRYQATPYNWTTNNFQRPDQENLVIYEILARDFSEEDSFQQIIDRIDYLETLGINALQFMPINEFEGTDSWGYNPKFHGAIDKAYGPPEKFKELVDLCHSKGIAVIIDVVYNHAFSQSPLCQMWWDQANFRPAPNNPYLNPTPTHDFNVGYDFNHESQWTKDYVKQTLEYWVDEYRVDGFRFDLSKGFTQNVTIGNIGAWNAYDQSRVNILNDYKNTLWNATSNDIYMILEHLGDQPEEAALANDGFMLWGKVTDEFNQNSMGFNSNTNVFRSYFTSRGFNDQHLVSYAESHDEQRLMYKNLLFGNSSNATHNVRDLAVALDRQEAIAAILYSIPGPKMLWQFGELGYEIDIDQNGRTGRKPIPWTLGYDTDADRMDLYNVTATMINFKTLYPDTFNNTNNNLDVSGLVKRINLDGPQFDAVIVANFNVTAQNVNPNFSQTGTWYDYFSNNNVINVTNTTAPINLQPGEYKVFTTQQLNNPLSNEDISLQNQAVRLFPNPATESFRVTQEVEKIQIYNVSGQLVKSFHQAQNNYEITDLKQGIYFVQLWTGSKVQIEKLIKS; encoded by the coding sequence ATGAAAAAGATTACTTTATGTATTGTAGTATTGTTATGTTTCGCTTTCGCGAAAGCGCAAGTAACATTACAGCCCTCCACAGCAACTCAAACAGATCAAGTTACCATATTATTTGACGCTACTGGAACAGCTTTAGAAAATGAAACTGGTACTTTCTACGCTTATACTGGTGTCACGATAAATGGTCAGAGATGGCAAAATATTATTGTACCTACTTTTAATGATAATAATGGAGCACCACAGTTTGTAAACGCTGGTGGAAATAATTATCAACTTACTTTACCAACCTCTATTGAGCAATTCTATAGTGTTGCACCAGGTGACGTTGTTTCTGAGATATGCTTAGTTATAAGAAACTCTAGTGCCACGGTACAAACTAATCCAGATATATTCTTAGATGTTTTTCCTCCTGGATTGAACACAGCAATAACATCTCCTCAAAATGGCGACATTTTTACTGTCAATCAAACCATAACAGTTGCTGGAGACTCATCACAAAATACCTCATTAGATCTAAGTGCAAATGGAACCAGCATAGCTACTGCAACCGCAATGAGCATTAATGCACAGTATACATTTCCTGCTTCTGGAGCTTACACATTTACCATATTTGCAGATAATGGGGCTGATACCTCAACTAATTCTGTAAACGTATTTGTACCTAGTGCTACTCAAAACGCACCTCGCCCAGCCGGATTGAAAAATGGAGTAAATGAAAATGCAGATGGAAGTGTTACTTTTCTACTTGCTGCTCCTTTGAAAAACGATGTAATGCTTATAGGTGATTTTTCTAACTGGAATCTAGATCCTAATTACCAAATGAACAAAGATGGTGATTACTTCTGGGTAACAGTTCCTGCATCAGAATTTACTGCTGATCAGATTTTTCAATACCAATATCTTGTAGATTTTGACATCAAAGTAGCAGATCCATATTCAGAATTAATTTTAGACCCAGGTAGCGACCAGTTTATTAAACCAGGTAATTACCCTAATCTTCCAGTATATCCTGACGGGCAAACTACGGGAGATGTTTCTTTACATAGATATCAAGCTACTCCTTATAACTGGACTACAAATAACTTTCAAAGACCTGATCAAGAAAATCTTGTGATCTATGAAATACTAGCACGTGACTTTTCAGAAGAAGATAGTTTCCAGCAAATTATTGACCGTATAGACTACTTAGAAACACTTGGTATTAATGCTTTACAGTTCATGCCGATAAATGAATTTGAAGGAACCGATAGCTGGGGTTACAATCCTAAGTTTCACGGAGCAATAGATAAAGCATACGGTCCACCAGAAAAGTTTAAAGAATTAGTAGACTTATGCCACTCTAAAGGTATTGCCGTAATCATTGACGTTGTGTACAACCACGCCTTTAGTCAAAGTCCTTTATGTCAAATGTGGTGGGATCAAGCAAACTTTAGACCTGCACCAAACAATCCTTATCTAAACCCAACTCCTACTCATGATTTTAATGTAGGATATGATTTCAATCATGAAAGCCAGTGGACCAAGGATTATGTGAAACAAACCTTAGAATACTGGGTAGATGAATATCGAGTAGACGGTTTTAGATTTGACTTATCAAAAGGATTTACTCAAAACGTAACTATAGGAAATATAGGGGCGTGGAATGCTTATGATCAGTCTCGTGTAAATATTCTTAACGATTATAAAAACACTCTTTGGAATGCAACAAGCAACGATATTTACATGATTCTTGAGCATTTAGGAGATCAACCTGAAGAAGCAGCTCTTGCCAATGACGGTTTTATGTTATGGGGTAAGGTTACTGATGAATTCAACCAGAATTCTATGGGGTTCAACAGCAACACTAACGTTTTCAGATCTTATTTCACTTCTAGAGGATTTAATGATCAACATCTTGTTTCTTATGCAGAAAGTCATGACGAGCAACGATTAATGTATAAAAACCTCCTTTTTGGTAACAGTTCAAACGCTACACATAATGTTAGAGATCTTGCAGTAGCTCTTGATAGACAAGAAGCAATCGCAGCAATTTTATATAGTATTCCAGGACCTAAAATGCTTTGGCAATTTGGTGAATTAGGTTATGAAATAGACATCGACCAAAATGGTCGTACAGGTCGTAAACCTATTCCGTGGACATTAGGTTATGACACTGATGCAGACCGTATGGATCTTTATAACGTAACAGCTACAATGATCAATTTTAAAACATTGTATCCAGATACCTTTAATAACACTAACAACAACCTTGATGTTAGTGGTCTAGTGAAGAGAATCAACCTAGATGGACCTCAATTTGATGCTGTAATCGTAGCAAACTTTAATGTTACTGCACAAAATGTAAATCCTAATTTCTCACAAACAGGAACTTGGTACGACTATTTTAGTAATAATAACGTGATTAACGTTACTAATACTACCGCACCTATAAACCTACAGCCTGGAGAGTATAAAGTGTTCACGACACAACAGCTCAACAATCCTTTAAGCAATGAAGATATAAGTTTACAGAATCAAGCCGTAAGGTTGTTTCCTAATCCTGCAACTGAATCGTTTAGGGTAACTCAAGAAGTAGAAAAAATTCAAATTTATAATGTTTCTGGCCAGCTAGTAAAAAGTTTTCATCAAGCTCAAAACAACTATGAAATAACTGATCTTAAACAAGGAATTTATTTCGTACAGCTTTGGACTGGAAGTAAAGTACAAATTGAAAAATTAATTAAAAGTTAG